Below is a genomic region from Echinicola rosea.
CTTTATTAATTGACTAAAGGTGTTTTTATTTTCTCCCCTTAACAGTAAAGCAAAGCTTTCACTATCAAAATGAAATGGCCACATTTCTGTTTCGTCTCCTAAAGAAATGCTTGTTTCACTATGCCATATCGGTAGTCTTATTTCAAGCGATTTCTCACTTTCCAAGAGTTTTCCAATTAGTTTTTCAATAGTTTGATGTTTGATGGATTTTATATCACAAACGAATTTTGCGTTTAACTCAAAAAATCCATCAGCAAGACCCACTAGTGTATTTGAAATTAAGTTCAGATTAATTTCGTCAACCGAAATTGGATTTGGGAGGCTGTCTGGTGCATTCAAAAGCCATTTACGAAACTTTACAATTTTACTGTCACTCACATGAAGACCCACATAACTCAGAAACCGTTCTTTCTCAATTCTTTCATTTTTTGCCCACTCTAAAATTGCATCATCAACTAACTCTGATTCTATAATTTCGTTAGCAACAACCTTTAATGAAGGATTGAAGCCCAGTACATTCTCCCAAGAAATTTTATCCAGTTTTATCCTTTTGTTTGTCGGGGTCCTTTGCCATTGCAAGAAAAGAAACTCAATTAGGTCAATCGCATTCTCACCTTTTCTAAGTATAACTGAGTTTACGCCATTTTGAAATGTAAACTCACAGCATATCAAGTTATTGACTTGCCCGTTACCATTTTCTTCTTCAATATTTGAATAAACATAAACATCACTGGCACGAAGGTTGAGTTTCCTAGTCAAATCACTATATCTACTCGACAAAAGACCCTGATCGTTGTAAAACTCCAATTTGTCTTCTTTATCCAGTAAAACATAGTTGCCTGTAAGCGGCAGCCATTCGTTGGATAGAGTTTCCACATTGTAATCATTCAAGTAACACTTTCCTTCAGAAGCTGTATGAATCAAAAGAATCAGTTGATCTGTATTATTAATTTTATGGTCTTGATCCTCAACTAGATTCATCACACGAGCGATTAGTTCATCGGTGATGTTTTCACTTGATATCTTGAATATTCTTTTAGCGGCTTTTTCTGTTAATAAAGAGTTCTGTACTGCTAATTCTACAAAAGACAAAATGGTTGGAATTGACTTTTCATTTTCCAAATTCAAAAGTTTACTTCTGGACAGTTGAATTTCAAGATCTTCATGATGAATTATAATTTGATCATTTGAAATATCTATGTCTGCTAGGGCGATTTTATAGGTGGCAGTCTCTATGGAGATTTTATCTTGAACGTCTTTGAGTTCCAAACCGTCATTACCAATTAATTCAGATAAAAATTCAAGTTTTACCTTATTCTCAGAAATTTCATCGGTTCGATAGCTGAGAACTACCTCATTTAGTTTATTGAATAGTTGGATTTTAATATCCAAACTAGCAGTGCTTACAACTTCGATAAGCTCTTCCGAGTTGTCTGGAGTTGAAAGTTGAACTAATTCGCTGTAAAGCTTTTCATTTCGATTTGGAACTAAGTTGCCAAATTCAGTTAATGAATTTGGAAGCTTAACAAAAAGTGTTTTGTGGTGCCTTTCTATATAGGTATTAAGATAAGTGTTTCCCTTGGTGAAATAGTTTTTTTCGGCACCTTTGATTAAATTAAGTGTGCCTTCCTCTTCTATTATGTAGTAATTAGTAAAAACATCGATACCAACGTTTCCTGCAAATTGAAGAAAGTAGCTTATTTCTTTGCTATTTAATGTATAGTTGTCGCTAGTTAAAATATCAGCATTATCATCAATTTTTAGACAATTAAGCTCATACCCAAATAAAAATTCTTTATCAGGTACTTGAACATCAAAGGTTTCATCCAAAAGTGTTTGAATTTCATCATAACTTTCAAAATCTAAACTGGACAATTGGGGATGGTAAAATGGAGCCAATACCTCTTTAATTTCGCCATTGAAAAAGATAGATTGGGTTGCCGAACTCAGATTATCACCATCTTCATCATTTCCTTGTTGGAAGAAAAATTCAACATCAGAAAGGACAGACTGTCTTTCAGAACTAGACAATGAAATAATCTTATTAGCTATATCATACCAAAATGGTTGAACTACACTATTAAATATTTTTGAATCATCTGACTCTAGATAAGTCTCTATTTCTTTTGATCGTTCAGTAGAATTAATGATATACGGAGCTAACCATGTCTTGTTTGTTGATTTTAGGAGATGCTTTAATCTTACACAGTCACCTTTGGCATTCTGAAATAATCTTAATTCTTGTAAACGTTCTTTACGCCTGCCTTCCTCTATCATGTCTTTTAACGCAACAAAAACGGATTGCTTTTCAGATGGACTGAGCAACTCTACTTTTCCATTACTGATTATCTCAAATATTTTAGGCTGACTCCTTAACTGACCATTTGTGTTCAAATAAGGACTGTAGTTCCTGAAAAAATCATAATCATCTAGGTTGGTTAAATTTATTTTTAAACCTATTCTTTTGAGAGTTTCAGTTATTGATGCCAGGTTATTATGAATAATCAGGTAACAATCATCTTGAACTTGGGCTATCTCATTATCTGATAAAAGCTGCCCATCATCAAAATGGAATAGTTTTAAAGCTTTTAAATTGTTTTTGAAACTATCTGATTGGACTCGCTCTTTATTGAAATATTGTAACTCTTCAAAAACTACATTTATTCTTGTAGGGCCTTGTTCTAACCATTTATTCACATGTGTAGCAACTTCTTGTTTTTGAAGCAGTGTGAAAATATCAAAGGGTAGTGGGTTTAGTTTCTGGAAAGCTTTTTCCCTTATGAGATCAGGTGATTCAGGTCCCCAATAAAACCAATTAAAGCTTGAAACGCCATAAATTTCCGGAGATACTTCAATGTTTGTCTTTTTGATCTTTGGTTGAAGATGCGTCAACGTAAAGCTATTGTCGGACATGAATTGACGAACAGGAATAAGCTTCTTTAATACCTTGGTGATTTCATCAATGAATGGTTCTTTAACCCATTGTCTTTCGTAAACATGACTTTCACTGGAAGTTAGGAGGGCGGCATATAGGTCTAAAAACTTTTTGTTTTGGCCGTTTTCATAAATTGAAAGCAACTCTGTTTCCAGTCGTCTGGCAATTACTCTCAGCAGACGTTCATTGATACCGTCTTCTCCTTGAGTACCTTTATGAAGGAAGGTTCTTGAGCTGGCTTTGTAAAAAGCGTTGGAGTGTAATACAAAGTTGAAATTGTGAACTTCTTCACTCAATGGGAAATACAAGTAGAAGTTTGGAGCTCCTTTAAAGTAATCGCCTATTTCGTTATACCCCCGAAAGCCAAATAGAACTTCAATATCATCTTCTTTTTCAAATTTTGTCTTTTGGTCGTTGGTTAGCTCTTCTTTATTTGTGACACCAAACCTTATAAACAAGTAATCTTCAGTGTGGTCTGCTTTGGTTATTTTGAAATAATGATAGTGAAGATCCGGTTTGTGTATAGGTTCGTCTTTATTTAACTGAACCGTATTAAGAAGTTGGTGCGCTTTCTTATCGGCTTCAGCTGTTTCTTGCAGAATTGCCAAAGAAAACCTTACCCCTTCTCCAAGATTTTTATCTGCCAGATCATTTTCTTTACCTGATCCAAGTTTTATGAAAAAGAGAGAGCCTTCTTTGTACGTTTCTTCATTGAGAATATCCTTATAGTTTGATACCCACCTTTGGAGTGCTCCGATTTCATTTGATGTAAATACAGGTAAATTAGCGGGTTCTCCATTTGTGAGAATCACATTTTCATCAACAATTTCATTCTCAGGTAAACCAGGAAAGCAGGTAATAAGAATTTTGAAAAGCCAGGGATGTTTATCAGCAATTTCAATTTTATCTTCGTGGGTTTTAAAATCAATGTCAACAGGTTCGATTTTTGTTTCTGCTGATGCAAGGTTTGTAATCTCGTTATTTTGCCAACTAAATAAAATTGGTCCTGAAGGTTCGGAACTAAGTAGTTCATCCAAACCATTTTCTTTACCTACCAAACGGTGCGCAAGCTTAAAGCCTATACCAAACTTTCCGATACTTTGGCTATCCGCTGTTTTGGTAGAAGAACCTACATTTAAAATAGAACGAATACTATCAAAATTGAACATTTTGCCATTATTGGCAATCAAAACGTAATGGTTCCCATCAATCTCGTCCCTTCCCCATGCCATAGTAAAATGGCTCGCTCCAGCATCAACTGCATTCTGGAGAAACTCATAAACGGCTTGACCGTCTTTTGCCATGTCTAGGAAGCTCTGCAAGAAATTTCCAATACCTTGTTCTGCCTTGCCATAGCCTTCTTTGTCTCCGTGATAGACTTCAAACCAACCAAACTCTCTTTTCCCATTCTCACTGATTCGAAATGTGCCCATGTTATGCTCATTTCTATTAGGAAGATCACGTACGATTTCCTTGTAGAAAGTTCTGTATTGACGGATGTTCTTGATCTTCATCCTTAAATCATCTTTTCAATTTTTGTAATCACTTCTTCAATGGCCAAAGAATTAATCCCGCCTTTTTCACTCTCTGTGGTGGTAAATAGATTCTCATCCATTTTATATCCGTTGTCTTTGTAGAATTGAAGTTTCTTTTCCCAGTCTGCTTTGTAGCTGGGTAATGACATCATCCCTAAATGTTCCAGGATTACGATATCTCCGGCAGCATCTATGAAGGTAAAGTCCGGAATACGCTTCTGTCCGTTTTTGCCCAAGAATTCCCGTTCATATTCAAACTCGATACCCTTCTCTACCAGCATATTGGCGATAATCACTTCTGACTTGCTTCGCACCAGCAAACCTTCTTTTTTGGTCTTATGAATTAGCCCTTCCGCAAAGGGAATACTGTGCTTTTCTTCTCTTACCGAGTAAGCAAACAGATGGGTATTTCGCTTAGCCGTTTCAGAATATTGTGGTTTGGATAGGTTGATAATCCATTGTGGCGTATCACCTTCAATGAGAAGAATCAACTGCTTTTTAGCTCTGGTTAAAGCCGTGTAAATCAGCTCCCGAGAGATAATCCGACCCGTTTTAGGTATCACCAAAAACACATAGTCAAAATCACTTCCCTGACTTTTATGCACAGTAATGGCATATGCCAGTTCTAGGTTACTTGAATCATTTTCGGCTTGACCTTGACCTCTGTATCCAAATGTGATTTTGTCGTCAACTCCTGCAAATACCACATTGGCAAAGCCTTTATTGGTTGCTTTTACCAACCCCAGCTGCCCATTGGATAATTGATGCTTTTCACCGCCCGGAAATCCTTCTTTCCATTCGTTTACCGTTTGGATCACCTTATCGTAAAAGCCAATCTGATATTCGCCTATAGAAACTGTTCCCTTTAATCCTGTTCTAAACTGTTGCTGAAAAATCCGGTTCAAATTGAAGGAACCCCAATACGGTGCCTTAACCGGACTGAGCAATTGAAAGGCTTCAATTTTGCCTGTATCAATTTTGCTTCCGTTCACACCTAAAAAGGCATTGAGTTTGGCATAGTCCCTTTCGTCTTTTAGCCCAAGTTTATCAATCAGTAAGGCGTTTAATGCTTTTACCAATGACTGCTCATCTTCCCAGGTTGCTACATGCAAATCGTTAAGTAATGAATTGTCTCCTAACTTTTGGAAAATGGCATCCGCATCTTTACTTGGCTTTAATCCTGAATACCAGGATGCAAGGGTTAAGGTATCTGAATTGGCTCCATCAACGTTTCTTACCACTTCTTTCAACCTTGCCAGTGCATTGGTAGCGTCATAGTCTTCATGCTCGGTCTCCAAGTTATCAAGGCAAGTGCAGAAATCTGCAAAGGGCCTTCCTGCTCCGATTGGCGGTAATTGGTAAGGGTCTCCAACGAGAATAAGTCGTTTGATGTGTCCCAAATCCAATGCTTGCATTAAGGCATACAAATCATCTTCAGTAAGCATGGAGCACTCATCCACAATTACGTTTTGTTTGCCTTTGTATTTTTCGGGTCCCGAAAACCGTGGTTTCATTCGGTTCCAATCAAATCGCTTTTGCTTATTTAAAAATTGAGCAATGGTGAACGCTTCACCACCCGCCATTTTGCCCAGTTTCACTCTGGCTTTGCCTGTTGGTGCTAAAAGGAGGATGCCTTCGCTGGTAAGTGATTGGCAGCCGAATAAAGCACCCAATACGGTAGTTTTTCCGGTACCTGCTGGGCCAAGCAGAACGGAAATTTTCCTTCCTGTTATGCGCTTTAGGGCTGAAACCTGATCCGATAGTGCTGCCGCATGTTTGGGATTACTTGGTTCGAAGATTATCCCATTGTTGTAAATTGATTGCTTGATTAATTGTTCCCAGTTTTCATCAACAGGGTCTAATTCTTTTTTAGCGCGGGCAATTAATACCTTTCTGAACCAGGATTCAATGTCATTGTACTTAGCCAGTTGAAGCGAATGTATTTCTTCTGCATCTATAAAACTGATTTGCTCTTTGATGAACTCAATATTGGTGACCACGTAGTTGGCAGGAAGCACCGTATTCCGTTGCAGATTGAGTGTGTTGATGGTCTCGGTAATCTCGTTTACCGAAACAAGTGTGTCTCCGTTTTCCGCTGCACCTTTCAATACTTGAGTGATTATGGCCCTGATGCGTCTTTGGTCTAGTGGAGAATCCACCAATTGCGGCTTCTCAGGCACATGCTCTCCCTGAATCGCTTTATCTTCAAATAGGCCATTGTCTAAGGTTTCAACGGCTATAGGATAGTCTTCAAGGTCTCCTTCATCCAGTTCTGCTATACGATAAGGATTGAGTATTAGCTCAGCATCTGTTGACTTATAACCGAGTTTGGTTCGGGTACCGGCATCAAACCAGTTTTTGATTTGTTTTTCTGTGAGTTCAAATCTGGAAAGCAGCATCAACAAGTTCTTGCGTTCTGTGCTTTCATTGAGCCAGATATCCCTGAAATGCGGCAAATCAGCAGCATAGGGTTTTCGACCCAGATTGATGTGCTCATAAATAGCATCTTCCCAGGCATCCCATGGATTGTCTTTGGTGTCTAAGTGATTTTCTGCTCGTAAGTCTTCTTCCAGTAAATGGCCGTATTGAAAACCCAACGCCAACAAGGCATTGCCAAAGGATGGGAATGGCCCCATACTTTCCTTTACCTTGCCAATTTGCTTGTCTATCCAAATAATGTGTTGATCCCAAACGTCTTTGACAATCCCATGTTCTTTGATGCGCTCAATGATGCTGCGCAATTTGCCCAGAACCACCAAAACAGAACTGTCATTTACATGCTCACTGCCATAAGCAAATTCATCTATGATTTCCTGCCTACTGGCCGTTTCCTGCAGGGTGAGCTTGATTTCATTTAGCAGATCCTGCTTGTTCTTTTTCCCTTCTTTGGTTTTTAGCTGAAAGTCATCCGGTAGTTCGAGGTACTCGTGATAGGGAAGTAGAATGCCTTCGCTTGCCGCATCATTTGGGCGAATGCCATGTGAGATCAGTCTGTCCCACAAGGGGTAAGTGTAATCGGCTGTGGTTTCGTATTTGAGAATCTTAGATTTGGTTTTTATAGAACCAATGCCCACAATTAACCTGCGGCTGTCTTCGTCTATCGGGTTTGCACCTTTGGCATAAAAAATCACTAAGGAATGCTCTTCTTTGATGGGCTCGAAGAAGCGTTTTAATAGGGCTTCCTGCGTTTTGCTGGTATACACCCAAGACGAAGGGAAAGGTGGATTTTCATCATGTGGAATGTCCGGATACCATTCCCTTATGGTGGCTTGATTGCCCCTTAGCATCCACCAAAAAGGAACCGCAAAGCAGCTATACGGGGGCACTTCAATAGTGGTGGGCTTAAGCTTGGTGTGTGGAATATCTTTCCAGCCCGGTTTATTGTAAGGGTGATTGAACTGACGCTTGTATTTTCGGAAACTCATAAAACTACCACCTTCTGCTTTGCAGGGCGGCAACTGACTGTCTTGCAATTCAGCCCAGTGTTTACCTGCTAAGGCTTCTTCCGATTGATCATTTTTTTCTTGATAAATTCGGGGCAGGTTGAGGCAAAAAGCATTTTGCGAAGGGTGTTTACAAACCGCTCCGTTCCATTTGCTATCGTGCCAGGCTACTCTGATGGATAAATGCTGGTTCATATGTTTGCTGTTTCTTTAACGAGGTGGTTTACCCTAACCATACCGCTCAATAAGTATTGGATTAATCCTGTTTTGAGGGATTGGAGTTTGGAGTATTTTGTTTTGTCTTGTTTCATCAAATTCTTTATCCCTTTTAGAGCGTTGACAAAAAACAGCTCTTTTGGTTTTTCAAGCGTTGGCTTTTGTGTCGGCAAAAACCAAATGTGCTGTTTGTGCGTTGGCTCTTTTCGCATGGCATACAACGCCCTGTGTAGAAGCAGTAGCAGCCTTTATTTCATCAATATCCCGAAAGCAACTACCGTTGACCAGCGACTTACGGTTCCTGCTTGAACCAAAAAAAAGCTATTGCTTCTACACCTTGTTATAGTGCGTTTGTTTTGTTTCCGTTATCAGTCTTCCCTTTTGAACCCTTGATCCAGCCAAGGTTTTTGCACAGACCTCAACTGTCAGGGTGACCTTCTTTTTTCCAATCTCCCCCTCCTTTCGGCTTCCTTCAATCGCTCCCCTCAAATCGACAAACCGGGAGGCGAAGCCCCTCTTCTTCCTTTCCCCTTCATCCTCCTTTTTCAAAACCCTTCAATGAGCCGCCAAAAACATCGCTAAATGAAGCTAAAAAGCTCACCCAATGCGCTATAACGGTCCGGCTATGCGTAGTGCGGGATTTCAAGGCACTTTACTGTCCGCCTACCGTAAAGTTTGATTAATGTAAATGCTTTCATGTCAGCACTTTCACCCGCATTACGTATAGCCATTGTTGGCGTGTCGTGCTTTTTATTTTCCACTTTTTCGTCTGTTGTCTTCTTTACAAAGCATTTGACAGTTTTCAGCACTTGTCTTTCCGCCTTCATGCCAAGGTGTTATGTGGTCAGCTTCCATTTCTTCAATTTCAAAACTTTCTTTACAGACGACACAAACTCCCTTTTGTCTTTCATATGCTTCTCTTTTTTGACTTGGGCTAAAAGCTCGAATATTTAAGTACTTTTCTTTGCCTGTTAGTACATAGTGATAAATGCCTTTTTTCTTTGTAACATCTTCATCAAGCATCAAAGAGGAAATCTGTTTTTCTAATTCTTTAGAATCAATTTTTACGTCTTTGAATTCGTTGTACAAAAAGCCCCAATCAATCCCTTTCATTTCCCTACGATATTTTGGAAAAACAGCTCTGACCCAATTTATTACACTTTGAAAATAGAGCCACAATTCATTGGCATTAGGTTCGTGTTGATTTTTTGCCATGTATGATTCGATTGCATCATCACTTATCCATTTAATTGTCGTTTCGAGATAATCTTGTCGAATTGCTGAACCATTCATTAAATCACCACCTAAACTGTATGCTGCACAACCATTTTTACTGAAATATCTCTTTGCATCAGAAACCCAAGAACCTGAATAAACTGCATTTCTTAATTCCTGGTCAGTCAGTTTTTCACCTGCAATGTTGATAGTTCTGAACCATTCGAGCTTTTCACTATCTGAACCGCTACACAGGTATACCATCAATTTGTAATTTAGAATTTGCTCCTTTTCATCGGACTGTAGATTATGGAAGTACCTATCGTTAAATGCAAAATCACCTTCAACAAATTGAGCAATTGATATTGTCCGTTGTTGGCCGTCAATAACTTCATAATTCCCATCTTCTCTTACTGCCCAATACATCACATTAAGTGGAAACTCCTTTGTTATTGTATTAATAACAGCATCTCTCTGTTTATCCTTATAGATAAATTCTCTTTGATAGGGTGGACGTATATCCAATTTGCCTCCATAGCCAACAACTCCACCTTCTTCATTGTCTTCGTAATTATTGGTCAAATCTCTAACCGTGATTTCTTTTAATTCTATGTTCATTTTTAGGCGATTACTTTTTTGTTTTTAATGAGAATGCGAGCATAAATCTTCTTTCCATTAATGTAAGGATAGCCATGATTAAACTCATCAATTTTTGTTGTTACCATTTGACCAATTAATTCAAATTGGTCAGGATTATACTTGCTCATAAATGTTATTGGTACTCCCATAATGCCTTCAAAATCCATTGGGATTTCTCTGGCTTTATCCACATTTATTGCATCGTAGTTGTCATATTTAGGATACTCTTCTTCATTTCCGTAATATTTTTTAAAGAGTATCATGTCTTCGTGCCTTTTTTTAATCTCCAAATTGGTGTACCAAACTACACCCGATACTCGAATCATTCCTTCTTTGTGGTCCGTATCTGAAGCGTAATCTTCATAATGAGGATTAATGAAATGAGCCATGTTTCGATTAAATCCGTAGCCTAACCAAATCTTATTATCCTTTAAATATTTGAATATCTCCTTATATGTTATGGCGTTTTGGTGTCCAATGATTATGAATTTTTTATCGTGTTCAATTAATTGGGTAACATACTCTCGAAAAAGTGAGAAAGGTGGGTTTGTTACAACAATATCTGCTTGTTCTAATAGCTCAATGCTTTCTTTACTTCTAAAATCTCCATCGCCTTTTAAATGTACTATTCCTATTTCTTCAGGGTCAGGCACGTTATTTCCATTTTTATCTCCTGTATATTCTAAATAAATGGCTTGTTCTGAATCATTCAGGCTGAATAAGTCACGTTCTTGATTTTTGTAGCAAGTTGTAATTAGTCTTTTTAGACCAAGTCTTTCAAAATTGTATGAGAAGTAATGAAAGAAATTACTAATTCTTGGGTCATCACAATTACAATAAACAGTCTTGTCTTTGAAATGCTTCTTATAGTGTCTCAATTCTTTCTCAATGTCGGAAAGCTGGGTGTAGAATTCATCCTTTTTAGACTTACTTGCTTTATGTAAATGTTTGTTTTCGTTCGGCATAGTTTAATTTATGTCGTCAAATTTATGTTCGTATTATCGTTTACTTTGTCGTTTTCCGCATGCACGCCAACGGTTAGTATATGAAAAGTAGGCGGTTTCGAAGCTCAAAACTTTCAGTTAAGTATTGAGTTTGATACGAGCCAAAACCCTTGGTTTTACTACTATTTCGCCTATTTTTTATATACATTGTTATGCCTTCGCCTTTTATTTTATTTATTCTGAATTTGTCGTGATTCCGTCATAAAAATAGTCAACTATGTATTTGTCGAACGTATCTATATAATCGTATGACTTAATCATCTCTTTCCCGATTTTATGAAATATTTCGATTGCATTGTGAATGTTCAAATTTTCATCCAAGAAGTTGATTATACCATTTTGATGCAATTTCCGTGAAATCATTCTTGGCATACCATATTCCTCTAGTTGATAAACAACCGATGGAAGGAATGCGTGAGAAACCCTAGAAACAAAAGGAGCTACATCTGTTCCGTTGTTAATTATTTCTTTTTGAAGAATGTTTATATCACTTATTAAGGAAGATAGATTAAAAGCAGCTGTCCTTTCCAACTTGAAAAATTGCTCAATATCAATATCAAATTCGTCTAATTCATCTAAAAGTTCAGGAATTGTACTTCCCCAATTCTCAACTAGAACTTTAACAAACTCTACAAATTTCCTATGTTGGATACCATACGGACCATCACCCCATTCGCCTGGTTGTAAACTAATTATTTTCCATAATAGTCTATCCCAAGATTCCGGTTCGTTAGAATTTAGATATGAAAGCCCATTCCATTCCTCTGGATTAGATTTCATTTGTCTTGCCGTTTCTTTGATAAATTCCGAATTATTAGATTGGAAAATATTTTCTTTTAATAGCCTATCATAAGATTCTTTTCCAAGAATATCGTACATCTCATTTTTAAATGTTACAATTTTGGCGATTTGCTCATTGTCTAAACTTGAACTGTAAATATTTTCGTCCAAGTCACCTAAAATAGTGTCTGGAAATGGAATGTCTAGCTGAGTTGTTCCTTCTTGAGGTGGTGGTTCAAGTAAGTATATTTTACCAATAAAATACTTAAACATTCTACCTCCTCTGCCAATAATATTTTTATAGGTAAAACTGTCTAAAATACTGTTGCCACCACTTTTTCGATTTCGCCAAATAATAACGTTTTCTGCGGATGTATTTACACCTTCTATTATTGATGAAGTAGAGATAATATTATTTAATCCTTCTTGTTCTTCAAATAACTTGACTTGAATCTGACTTATAGAACGATGCAATTGACCATTATGAATGCCAACACCTCTTTTCACCAGATTAGTTAGTTTCCAATTAGCTCCATAATTTATTGTTAGCCAATTAGCAAATTCTACCATTAAAGGTTTGTCGGAAATTGGAAGGTTTTCATTTAATAGATTTGAAACTTTGTCTATTTGCGGATATGATGCAGCATAAATAAGTGACTTTGTTTTGGTTTCTTCAAGAATTTTCAGAAGCACTTCGCCTTTTTGAAGTTCTTTTTCAATTCTGTCTCCTTCAATTTCTTTGTATGGTTCAAAGCGTTCAAGATAAACTGTGCTGAATCCTAATTTATCCTCAAAAGCCATATCTTGAGTAAATACATTATCACCAATAGAAGTTATGTTGGGAGCTAAGAAATATTTTTGTTTCGATTTAAGACCTAGTTTAATAATTGCCTTTAGCAGAGATGGAGACCTAGATTTATCATATACAGAACTTGCTTTATAGAACTCATCAATTATTAAAATATCAATACTGTCGATTTTATTTACATAATTCATTGCCCTTTCTTGTGGGAAAATAAAAATGTTTCTTTCAGCAAGCTCAACTTCAGTAGTTGTTATAATTTTATAACTATTCGCGAACTTCTTGTATAAACGTCTCCTTGTCTCGTCAGTTAGAGCAATTGTCGGGACGATTATCACTACATTATCAGGCTTTTTAATTGAAATAAAAGCATCTATCACAAAGCTTTTCCCAAAGCTTGTTGGAGCACTTACTGCAATGTTTTCTCCATTAACTAATCGTTTTAATAATGACGATTGTTCTCTATGCAAGGTGGCTTGTTTACCTCCTATATCGACCTTGAATATTTCAAATACAAATCTGTCTTCCCAATTAGCAGTATCAGCTTTGAGGTATGGATATAGACCTGTTTCACGAATTAAATGATTTACTAATGGTGAATATTCAATTTCGTTTCTTTCGTGATAATCCAATAGTTTAATTAGCTCATTTCTAGCTTGAACCTCTTTACGTTCAATTAAGAATTGATTGACTATATGACAAGTTTCAAATATTTCCATTGGTTAAGAATTTTTATAGAAGTCAGCCATTGAAACAAACTTGTCCACAATAGTTTTCTTGAGTGGAACAGGAAATAAAATCAAATGAAATTTGATTTGAGAATACTGTGGTATTCCACCGATTTTATTTAATTGTTTATTGAAAAATGATTCCGCTCTTTTTTTATGATATGCAATCATTTCGGTTTTATATTCATCAGAAATTATGTTGTGATTTTGGGTTAT
It encodes:
- a CDS encoding AAA family ATPase, whose product is MNQHLSIRVAWHDSKWNGAVCKHPSQNAFCLNLPRIYQEKNDQSEEALAGKHWAELQDSQLPPCKAEGGSFMSFRKYKRQFNHPYNKPGWKDIPHTKLKPTTIEVPPYSCFAVPFWWMLRGNQATIREWYPDIPHDENPPFPSSWVYTSKTQEALLKRFFEPIKEEHSLVIFYAKGANPIDEDSRRLIVGIGSIKTKSKILKYETTADYTYPLWDRLISHGIRPNDAASEGILLPYHEYLELPDDFQLKTKEGKKNKQDLLNEIKLTLQETASRQEIIDEFAYGSEHVNDSSVLVVLGKLRSIIERIKEHGIVKDVWDQHIIWIDKQIGKVKESMGPFPSFGNALLALGFQYGHLLEEDLRAENHLDTKDNPWDAWEDAIYEHINLGRKPYAADLPHFRDIWLNESTERKNLLMLLSRFELTEKQIKNWFDAGTRTKLGYKSTDAELILNPYRIAELDEGDLEDYPIAVETLDNGLFEDKAIQGEHVPEKPQLVDSPLDQRRIRAIITQVLKGAAENGDTLVSVNEITETINTLNLQRNTVLPANYVVTNIEFIKEQISFIDAEEIHSLQLAKYNDIESWFRKVLIARAKKELDPVDENWEQLIKQSIYNNGIIFEPSNPKHAAALSDQVSALKRITGRKISVLLGPAGTGKTTVLGALFGCQSLTSEGILLLAPTGKARVKLGKMAGGEAFTIAQFLNKQKRFDWNRMKPRFSGPEKYKGKQNVIVDECSMLTEDDLYALMQALDLGHIKRLILVGDPYQLPPIGAGRPFADFCTCLDNLETEHEDYDATNALARLKEVVRNVDGANSDTLTLASWYSGLKPSKDADAIFQKLGDNSLLNDLHVATWEDEQSLVKALNALLIDKLGLKDERDYAKLNAFLGVNGSKIDTGKIEAFQLLSPVKAPYWGSFNLNRIFQQQFRTGLKGTVSIGEYQIGFYDKVIQTVNEWKEGFPGGEKHQLSNGQLGLVKATNKGFANVVFAGVDDKITFGYRGQGQAENDSSNLELAYAITVHKSQGSDFDYVFLVIPKTGRIISRELIYTALTRAKKQLILLIEGDTPQWIINLSKPQYSETAKRNTHLFAYSVREEKHSIPFAEGLIHKTKKEGLLVRSKSEVIIANMLVEKGIEFEYEREFLGKNGQKRIPDFTFIDAAGDIVILEHLGMMSLPSYKADWEKKLQFYKDNGYKMDENLFTTTESEKGGINSLAIEEVITKIEKMI
- a CDS encoding GmrSD restriction endonuclease domain-containing protein, with protein sequence MNIELKEITVRDLTNNYEDNEEGGVVGYGGKLDIRPPYQREFIYKDKQRDAVINTITKEFPLNVMYWAVREDGNYEVIDGQQRTISIAQFVEGDFAFNDRYFHNLQSDEKEQILNYKLMVYLCSGSDSEKLEWFRTINIAGEKLTDQELRNAVYSGSWVSDAKRYFSKNGCAAYSLGGDLMNGSAIRQDYLETTIKWISDDAIESYMAKNQHEPNANELWLYFQSVINWVRAVFPKYRREMKGIDWGFLYNEFKDVKIDSKELEKQISSLMLDEDVTKKKGIYHYVLTGKEKYLNIRAFSPSQKREAYERQKGVCVVCKESFEIEEMEADHITPWHEGGKTSAENCQMLCKEDNRRKSGK
- a CDS encoding adenine-specific methyltransferase EcoRI family protein, with product MPNENKHLHKASKSKKDEFYTQLSDIEKELRHYKKHFKDKTVYCNCDDPRISNFFHYFSYNFERLGLKRLITTCYKNQERDLFSLNDSEQAIYLEYTGDKNGNNVPDPEEIGIVHLKGDGDFRSKESIELLEQADIVVTNPPFSLFREYVTQLIEHDKKFIIIGHQNAITYKEIFKYLKDNKIWLGYGFNRNMAHFINPHYEDYASDTDHKEGMIRVSGVVWYTNLEIKKRHEDMILFKKYYGNEEEYPKYDNYDAINVDKAREIPMDFEGIMGVPITFMSKYNPDQFELIGQMVTTKIDEFNHGYPYINGKKIYARILIKNKKVIA